The Neomonachus schauinslandi chromosome 4, ASM220157v2, whole genome shotgun sequence genome includes a region encoding these proteins:
- the LOC110574688 gene encoding chymotrypsin-C-like, which translates to MLGITVFAALLACASSCGVPIFQPNLSARVVGGDSARPHSWPWQISLQYLKNGKWRHTCGGTLIANNYVLTAAHCISNTLTYRVALGKNNLVVEDEKGSVFANVDSIIVHEKWNSLLVRNDIALIKLAEPVQLSDTIQVACLPEVDSLLSQDYPCYVTGWGRLWTNGPIADELQQGLQRVVDHATCTQKDWWGNMVKDTMVCAGGDGVISACNGDSGGPLNCQAENGFWELRGIVSFGSGLGCNTLKKPTVFTRVSAYINWINEKMQQ; encoded by the exons ATGTTGGGTATCACTGTCTTCGCCGCGCTCCTGGCCTGTG CCTCCAGCTGCGGGGTCCCCATCTTCCAGCCCAACCTATCAGCCCGAGTGGTGGGAGGAGACAGTGCCAGGCCCCACAGCTGGCCCTGGCAG ATCTCTCTCCAGTACCTCAAGAATGGCAAATGGAGACATACATGCGGCGGCACCTTGATTGCCAATAACTACGTCCTCACAGCTGCCCATTGCATCAG CAACACCCTGACCTACCGCGTGGCCCTGGGGAAGAACAACCTGGTGGTGGAGGATGAGAAAGGCTCCGTGTTTGCAAATGTGGACTCCATCATTGTCCATGAGAAGTGGAACTCCTTACTGGTGCG CAACGACATCGCTCTCATCAAGCTGGCGGAGCCCGTGCAACTGAGCGACACCATCCAGGTGGCCTGCCTGCCGGAGGTGGACTCCCTGCTGTCTCAAGACTACCCTTGCTACGTCACAGGCTGGGGCCGCCTCTGGA CCAACGGCCCCATTGCCGACGAGCTACAGCAGGGCCTACAGCGCGTGGTGGATCACGCCACGTGCACCCAGAAAGACTGGTGGGGCAACATGGTGAAGGACACGATGGTGTGTGCGGGGGGTGACGGTGTCATCTCAGCTTGCAAC GGGGACTCGGGCGGCCCACTGAACTGCCAGGCTGAGAACGGTTTCTGGGAGTTGCGGGGCATCGTCAGCTTcggctctgggctgggctgcaACACTCTGAAGAAGCCCACGGTCTTCACCCGCGTGTCCGCCTACATCAACTGGATCAACGAG